The DNA segment CAGCATGGGAGTCACCACTGTGCACATCATTGCCATGGCAGTCTCCTTCACTATAGAGCTATTTGTTGATGGACATAAGTACAGACCAAAAATTGTCCCATAGAATAGTGAGACCACAGACAAATGGGACCCACAAGTGGAGAAGATCTTGTGTAAAACATGTGCAGATGAAACATTTAGAATGGAGAAGACAATTTGCACATAGGACACAACAATGAGTAAGAATGGGATGATGCTAACAAGTCCTCCCATGATAAATATCATTAATTCATTAATATGAATGTCAGAGCAGGCCAACTTGAGCAGGGCAGATATGTCACAGAAAAAGTGGTGGATCACATTATCTTCACAGAATGACAATTTAGCCAAGAGTATGGTGTGCAACATGGAATACAGCAGAGTAAATGCCCAGGACAGTAccatcagacacacacagagtttggTGCTCATGATGCTCATGTAATGAAGTGGGAAGCAGACAGCTACATAACGGTCATAGGCCATGACCAAAAGAAGGATGCTCTCCAGGTCTccaaaaactaataaaaagtacatttgtgTCAGGCAGCCATCATAGGAGATGGATGTGTCCTGGCTCTGCATGTTCTGCAGCAACTTGGGCATTGTGACAGAAGAAAAGCAGAGATCAGAGAAGGACAAGTTGCTGAGAAacaagtacatgggtgtgtggagatGGGAGTCCAGGagaatgaggatgatgatgatgaagtttCCCAGGATTGTGGTGAGGTACATGGCCAGGAACAGGGCATAGAACAGGTGCTGGTGCTCTGGGGGGATGGGTAAGCCCAGGAGGATAAATTGGGAGATGACAGTTTGGTTGTTCATTATCATTCTTCCTTTCCAGGACCCTAATTAGAAAATATTCGTGTCCCTTAAGATTCAGGATAAAAGTGAACATATatctaggatatatatatatatatatatatatatatatatatatagtgtgtgtgtatgtgtgtatatatatgtatatatatatgtatttactacAATGGATTTATAGTCATCATAGTATTCAAAACTTTTAATGTCTATAATCATTAccattattaatattttcaacTTTTCTTTAATGAGGTTCAATTACTCATCCTTTCATAGAAAGTTCCATGACATTTTTACTGAGATCCAAAATGGACTAATGCTTTGCTCTCCTG comes from the Rattus norvegicus strain BN/NHsdMcwi chromosome 10, GRCr8, whole genome shotgun sequence genome and includes:
- the Or1e23 gene encoding olfactory receptor Olr1485, which encodes MIMNNQTVISQFILLGLPIPPEHQHLFYALFLAMYLTTILGNFIIIILILLDSHLHTPMYLFLSNLSFSDLCFSSVTMPKLLQNMQSQDTSISYDGCLTQMYFLLVFGDLESILLLVMAYDRYVAVCFPLHYMSIMSTKLCVCLMVLSWAFTLLYSMLHTILLAKLSFCEDNVIHHFFCDISALLKLACSDIHINELMIFIMGGLVSIIPFLLIVVSYVQIVFSILNVSSAHVLHKIFSTCGSHLSVVSLFYGTIFGLYLCPSTNSSIVKETAMAMMCTVVTPMLNPFIYSLRNRDVKDALITLLCRKKSSL
- the Or1e23 gene encoding olfactory receptor Olr1485 isoform X1; the encoded protein is MIMNNQTVISQFILLGLPIPPEHQHLFYALFLAMYLTTILGNFIIIILILLDSHLHTPMYLFLSNLSFSDLCFSSVTMPKLLQNMQSQDTSISYDGCLTQMYFLLVFGDLESILLLVMAYDRYVAVCFPLHYMSIMSTKLCVCLMVLSWAFTLLYSMLHTILLAKLSFCEDNVIHHFFCDISALLKLACSDIHINELMIFIMGGLVSIIPFLLIVVSYVQIVFSILNVSSAHVLHKIFSTCGSHLSVVSLFYGTIFGLYLCPSTNSSIVKETAMAMMCTVVTPMLNPFIYSLRNRDVKDGALIRVLCKKKILFCL